In the genome of Candidatus Hydrogenedens sp., one region contains:
- a CDS encoding radical SAM protein, with protein MQESNNQYRRVGVVMLHGACSMSCLFCITENAVREMNKEDVKEVLSIMKDREMESVVFGGGEPLQWGYDLSEVIHYAKSIGFYTQVGTNGVGLTQTVIDQLDADRYVLPVDSIHPMIHNYLRSGFRNHYDIIQKRLRNLVEKSISFTISTVVCRVNAEELNGMASYLFHLWEQGAKIHAWHLYRFLPFGRNGRKNIDMLNISYKDYIEKTEHIKQRDLPFFVYRRPNMQLSKEVDFFWLEDGGLKIGSEVWVKQCFDEVINDR; from the coding sequence ATGCAAGAATCAAATAATCAATATCGCAGGGTAGGTGTAGTAATGCTTCATGGTGCATGTTCTATGAGTTGTTTGTTTTGTATTACAGAGAATGCTGTGCGAGAAATGAACAAGGAGGACGTTAAGGAAGTATTGTCAATTATGAAAGATAGGGAGATGGAAAGCGTTGTTTTTGGAGGGGGTGAACCTTTGCAATGGGGGTATGATTTGTCGGAAGTAATTCATTATGCAAAGTCGATTGGCTTTTATACACAGGTAGGAACAAATGGAGTAGGTTTAACTCAAACAGTGATAGACCAACTGGACGCAGATCGATATGTTCTTCCTGTGGATTCAATACATCCCATGATTCACAATTATTTAAGGTCTGGATTTAGAAATCATTATGATATTATTCAAAAAAGATTGAGAAATTTAGTAGAAAAATCTATATCATTTACCATCTCAACGGTCGTGTGTAGGGTGAACGCAGAGGAACTAAATGGGATGGCATCTTATTTGTTTCATTTGTGGGAGCAAGGAGCAAAGATACATGCGTGGCATCTATATCGTTTTTTGCCCTTTGGCAGAAACGGAAGGAAAAATATAGACATGTTAAATATTTCTTACAAAGACTATATAGAAAAAACGGAACATATAAAACAGAGAGATTTACCTTTTTTTGTTTATCGTAGACCTAATATGCAGTTATCAAAAGAGGTGGACTTCTTTTGGTTA